The following proteins are co-located in the Telopea speciosissima isolate NSW1024214 ecotype Mountain lineage chromosome 9, Tspe_v1, whole genome shotgun sequence genome:
- the LOC122639944 gene encoding fe(2+) transport protein 1-like: MALRTIPTKQSLFLSILLLLSFTLQTSGNQENENISECGPATSSCYNKSKALHLKIIAFATILIASMIGVCLPLLTRSIPFLQPDRDLFVVVKAFASGVILATGYMHVLPDSFDCLRSPCLPENPWKKFPFTTFVAMLSALVTLMIDSFAMSYHKKHSMGPTIRNAEVNRINSNSDDQNKPLRVKGDEEADSQLLRYRVVAQVLELGIVVHSVIIGLSLGASMNPCTIGPLIAALCFHQLFEGMGLGGCILQAEYDNKMKAIMVFFFSATTPFGILLGIGLSNVYSDNSPTALIVVGILNGSSAGLLNYMALVDLLASDFMGPKLQNSVKLQIWAYIAVLLGAGGMSLMAKWA, encoded by the exons ATGGCCTTAAGGACAATACCAACAAAACagagtctctttctctcaatccttcttcttctctccttcacATTACAAACCTCTGGCAATCAGGAAAATGAAAACATATCAGAATGTGGGCCTGCAACTAGCAGCTGTTACAATAAGTCCAAGGCCCTTCATCTCAAGATCATTGCCTTCGCTACTATATTGATTGCTAGCATGATAGGTGTCTGTCTCCCTCTTTTAACTCGTTCAATCCCATTCCTTCAACCCGATCGTGATCTCTTCGTCGTAGTAAAAGCATTCGCATCTGGTGTCATCCTTGCAACTGGGTATATGCATGTTTTGCCTGATTCCTTTGATTGCTTGAGATCACCTTGTCTACCTGAAAATCCATGGAAGAAGTTTCCTTTCACTACTTTTGTTGCAATGTTATCTGCTTTAGTGACATTGATGATTGATTCATTTGCAATGAGTTATCACAAGAAACATAGTATGGGACCAACTATCCGAAATGCTGAAGTTAATAGAATTAATAGCAATTCAGATGATCAAAACAAGCCACTGCGAGTGAAGGGAGATGAAGAAGCTGATTCACAATTGTTACGATATCGTGTTGTTGCTCAG GTTTTGGAATTAGGCATTGTTGTTCATTCTGTAATAATTGGTCTTTCACTAGGGGCATCTATGAATCCTTGCACCATTGGGCCACTTATTGCTGCCCTTTGCTTCCATCAGCTCTTTGAAGGAATGGGTCTTGGTGGATGCATATtacag GCAGAATACGATAACAAGATGAAAGCAATAATGGTGTTCTTCTTCTCGGCCACGACTCCGTTCGGGATATTACTTGGGATTGGTTTGTCAAATGTGTACAGTGATAACAGTCCCACGGCTTTGATCGTTGTTGGCATATTGAATGGTTCATCGGCCGGATTACTGAATTACATGGCTTTGGTTGATCTATTGGCATCTGATTTTATGGGACCTAAGCTGCAAAATAGTGTCAAGCTTCAAATATGGGCTTACATTGCTGTTCTTTTAGGTGCTGGTGGAATGTCCTTAATGGCAAAATGGGCATGA
- the LOC122639942 gene encoding protein WHAT'S THIS FACTOR 1 homolog, chloroplastic isoform X1, with protein sequence MKSMLLLKQSRIRCLLLQNTDFLSIQIMYKSSGGRPKKKIYQRVYDLDRVMELQKKPSLILELKAIIQRQKNHSLLIRDLEKEVGFVQKWNFMSVIEKYPTIFRVGGGNRAPISVRLTEKAEKIASEEAHARELMEPILVKNLRKLLMMSMDCRIPVEKIEFIESELGLPRDFKESLIPKYPEFFSVKDINGKAYLHLESWDSSLAITSREEKLDIVAAAHYGSSDFSGFQKGVKISRDGNFSGPSAFQMNFPAGFRPNTKYLEEVQKWQKMPFPSPYLNARRFEPADPKARKRAVAVLHELLSLTMEKRMSSAQLDAFHAEYQLPCKLLLCLVKNHAIFYITNKGARSTVFLKEAYDGSNLIDKCPLLRFYDKFIALSGRKDPNLSSEISLQ encoded by the exons ATGAAATCAATGTTGCTGCTAAAGCAATCTCGTATCAGATGTCTTCT CCTTCAGAATACTGATTTTTTGTCCATACAAATCATGTATAAGTCTAGTGGAGGAAgaccaaagaagaagatctaTCAGAGAGTCTATGATCTGGACAGAGTTATGGAGCTTCAGAAGAAGCCTTCCCTCATTCTAGAACTCAAAGCCATCATCCAAAGACAAAAAAACCACTCTCTCCTCATCAGAGACCTCGAGAAAGAAGTTGGGTTTGTTCAAAAATGGAACTTTATGTCTGTGATTGAAAAATACCCCACAATCTTTCGTGTTGGTGGTGGAAACAGAGCGCCCATTTCAGTTAGGCTTACGGAAAAGGCAGAAAAGATTGCTTCAGAAGAAGCTCATGCTAGAGAACTGATGGAACCCATTTTGGTGAAGAACCTGAGGAAGCTGTTAATGATGTCAATGGACTGTAGGATCCCAGTAGAGAAGATTGAATTCATTGAATCAGAACTTGGTTTGCCTAGGGACTTCAAGGAATCATTAATTCCAAAGTACCCAGAATTCTTCTCTGTGAAAGACATTAATGGAAAAGCTTATCTTCATCTGGAAAGTTGGGATTCTTCTCTAGCTATCACTTCTCGTGAAGAAAAGCTAGATATCGTTGCTGCAGCCCATTATGGCAGCTCAGATTTCAGTGGGTTTCAAAAAGGAGTCAAGATATCTAGGGATGGTAATTTTTCTGGTCCTTCTGCTTTCCAGATGAATTTTCCTGCTGGTTTCAGACCCAATACAAAATATCTTGAAGAAGTCCAAAAATGGCAGAAAATGCCCTTTCCTTCCCCATATTTGAATGCAAGGAGGTTTGAGCCTGCAGACCCAAAAGCTCGAAAACGGGCGGTAGCAGTGCTTCATGAGCTCCTTAGCTTGACTATGGAGAAGAGGATGAGTTCTGCCCAATTGGATGCATTTCATGCTGAGTATCAATTACCATGTAAGTTGTTGCTTTGTTTGGTTAAGAATCATGCCATTTTCTACATCACAAATAAAGGAGCAAGAAGTACAGTCTTCCTGAAGGAAGCCTATGATGGGTCAAATTTGATAGACAAATGTCctcttttgagattctatgATAAGTTCATAGCACTTAGTGGTAGGAAGGATCCCAACTTGAGTAGTGAAATTTCTTTACAATAG
- the LOC122639942 gene encoding protein WHAT'S THIS FACTOR 1 homolog, chloroplastic isoform X2 — protein MKSMLLLKQSRIRCLLLQNTDFLSIQIMYKSSGGRPKKKIYQRVYDLDRVMELQKKPSLILELKAIIQRQKNHSLLIRDLEKEVGFVQKWNFMSVIEKYPTIFRVGGGNRAPISVRLTEKAEKIASEEAHARELMEPILVKNLRKLLMMSMDCRIPVEKIEFIESELGLPRDFKESLIPKYPEFFSVKDINGKAYLHLESWDSSLAITSREEKLDIVAAAHYGSSDFSGFQKGVKISRDGNFSGPSAFQMNFPAGFRPNTKYLEEVQKWQKMPFPSPYLNARRFEPADPKARKRAVAVLHELLSLTMEKRMSSAQLDAFHAEYQLPCKLLLCLVKNHAIFYITNKGARSTVFLKEAYDGSNLIDKCPLLRFYDKFIALSGRKDPNLSSEISLQ, from the exons ATGAAATCAATGTTGCTGCTAAAGCAATCTCGTATCAGATGTCTTCTCCTTCAGAA TACTGATTTTTTGTCCATACAAATCATGTATAAGTCTAGTGGAGGAAgaccaaagaagaagatctaTCAGAGAGTCTATGATCTGGACAGAGTTATGGAGCTTCAGAAGAAGCCTTCCCTCATTCTAGAACTCAAAGCCATCATCCAAAGACAAAAAAACCACTCTCTCCTCATCAGAGACCTCGAGAAAGAAGTTGGGTTTGTTCAAAAATGGAACTTTATGTCTGTGATTGAAAAATACCCCACAATCTTTCGTGTTGGTGGTGGAAACAGAGCGCCCATTTCAGTTAGGCTTACGGAAAAGGCAGAAAAGATTGCTTCAGAAGAAGCTCATGCTAGAGAACTGATGGAACCCATTTTGGTGAAGAACCTGAGGAAGCTGTTAATGATGTCAATGGACTGTAGGATCCCAGTAGAGAAGATTGAATTCATTGAATCAGAACTTGGTTTGCCTAGGGACTTCAAGGAATCATTAATTCCAAAGTACCCAGAATTCTTCTCTGTGAAAGACATTAATGGAAAAGCTTATCTTCATCTGGAAAGTTGGGATTCTTCTCTAGCTATCACTTCTCGTGAAGAAAAGCTAGATATCGTTGCTGCAGCCCATTATGGCAGCTCAGATTTCAGTGGGTTTCAAAAAGGAGTCAAGATATCTAGGGATGGTAATTTTTCTGGTCCTTCTGCTTTCCAGATGAATTTTCCTGCTGGTTTCAGACCCAATACAAAATATCTTGAAGAAGTCCAAAAATGGCAGAAAATGCCCTTTCCTTCCCCATATTTGAATGCAAGGAGGTTTGAGCCTGCAGACCCAAAAGCTCGAAAACGGGCGGTAGCAGTGCTTCATGAGCTCCTTAGCTTGACTATGGAGAAGAGGATGAGTTCTGCCCAATTGGATGCATTTCATGCTGAGTATCAATTACCATGTAAGTTGTTGCTTTGTTTGGTTAAGAATCATGCCATTTTCTACATCACAAATAAAGGAGCAAGAAGTACAGTCTTCCTGAAGGAAGCCTATGATGGGTCAAATTTGATAGACAAATGTCctcttttgagattctatgATAAGTTCATAGCACTTAGTGGTAGGAAGGATCCCAACTTGAGTAGTGAAATTTCTTTACAATAG
- the LOC122639161 gene encoding pentatricopeptide repeat-containing protein At3g06920-like translates to LFVTAGVIFLIDSKLFNHSYLYRELSSFCNGTSSDSDGKDCSFGVKEEDIGKNEGSKSVVDAVCRILMSGPWGPMLENALSILDEKPQQEFVIGVLKKLKDVNLAINYFRWAERNTSKVSLEAYNLLLGIMASSKNFDHLEKILEEMSLGGFEPSNDSCIELVASCVKAQMLAEAYNLIQMMWKLRFRPAFSAYTTLIGALAKVREPDLALTLFRQMQELGYDVNVHLFTTLIRVFAREGRLGMALSLLDEMKKDFFDADIVLYNVCIDCFSKLGKVDMALKAFHEIKAQGLVPDDITYTSMIGALCKVNRLAEAMELFGQMEVSRNVPCNYAYSTIIMGYCSAENFDEAYRLLERQKEKGCSPSVIIYNGILTCLGKKRRVDEAFRIFEKMKKDVMPNLKTYNILIDMLCRAGKLEDAFEIRDAMEGAGLYPNILTLNIMVDRLCKARKLDEAWSIFSGMDQLGCTPNVITFCSLIDGLGKNGRVDDAYQLFERMLDAGEVPNAFVYTSLIRNFFKCGRKEDGHKIYGDMVHGGYSPDLTLLNTYLDCVLKAGEIKKGRALFEEIRAWGFVPDVWSYSILIHGLANAGHASKTHELFFAMKEQGCVLDVCAYNAIIYGYCKSGKMNEAYQLLKEMKMEGHAPTIVTYGSVIDGLAKIDRLDDAYTLFEETKSNGIKFNVVVYGSLIDGFGKAGRIDKAYRIMEELIDKGLTANLSIWNCLLDALVKVEEINEALICFQWMKDEKYSPNAITYSILIRALCRIRKFRKAFTLWQEMRKQGLDPDTITYNTMISGLAKAGNIAEAKQLFEKLKLEGNVPDSAACNALVQGLSNANRALDAYMIFEETLLKGYNLYAKTCIVLLNALQKAECLEQAEVVGAVLEETTISQQASRSL, encoded by the coding sequence TTGTTTGTCACTGCAGGAGTAATCTTCCTTATTGATTCAAAATTATTTAATCACAGCTACTTAtacagagaactttcttcctTCTGTAATGGAACTTCTTCTGATTCAGATGGTAAGGATTGTTCTTTTGGGGTTAAAGAAGAAGACATAGGAAAGAATGAGGGTTCAAAATCAGTAGTAGATGCAGTTTGCCGCATTTTGATGAGTGGTCCTTGGGGACCCATGTTAGAAAATGCTCTATCTATATTGGACGAAAAACCTCAGCAAGAATTTGTCATTGGAGTCTTAAAGAAGCTAAAAGATGTCAATTTGGCCATTAACTATTTCCGATGGGCAGAAAGAAATACCTCTAAAGTAAGTTTAGAAGCATACAATTTGCTTCTTGGGATAATGGCTAGCAGTAAAAACTTTGATCATTTGGAGAAAATTCTGGAGGAAATGAGCCTGGGTGGATTTGAGCCTTCAAATGACTCTTGCATCGAGTTAGTTGCTAGCTGTGTCAAGGCCCAGATGCTGGCAGAAGCTTATAATCTCATTCAAATGATGTGGAAGTTAAGATTCCGTCCTGCATTTTCGGCTTATACAACTTTGATTGGTGCTCTTGCTAAGGTTCGTGAACCTGATCTTGCACTCACCCTGTTTCGTCAGATGCAGGAGTTAGGGTATGATGTGAATGTTCATTTGTTTACTACTCTTATCCGTGTATTTGCCAGGGAAGGCCGACTTGGCATGGCTCTTTCTTTATTGGATGAGATGAAGAAAGACTTTTTTGATGCAGATATTGTTCTTTATAATGTTTGTATAGATTGCTTCAGTAAGTTGGGTAAGGTAGATATGGCCTTGAAAGCGTTCCATGAGATAAAAGCTCAAGGCCTTGTTCCAGATGACATCACGTATACAAGCATGATAGGGGCTCTATGTAAAGTTAATAGACTTGCTGAAGCTATGGAGCTATTTGGGCAGATGGAAGTTAGCAGGAATGTCCCCTGTAATTATGCTTATAGTACCATCATCATGGGCTATTGTTCTGCTGAAAATTTTGATGAGGCTTACAGGTTACTTGAGCGGCAGAAAGAGAAGGGTTGCAGTCCGAGTGTCATTATATATAATGGCATCCTCACTTGCCttgggaagaagaggagagtGGACGAGGCTTTTAGGATCTTTGAGAAGATGAAAAAAGATGTGATGCCTAATCTTAAAACCTATAATATACTCATAGACATGCTTTGCAGAGCAGGAAAGCTTGAGGATGCTTTTGAGATTCGTGATGCCATGGAAGGGGCTGGTTTATATCCTAATATATTGACTTTGAACATAATGGTAGATAGGCTGTGCAAGGCTAGAAAGCTGGATGAAGCTTGGAGTATCTTCAGTGGCATGGATCAATTGGGCTGCACCCCAAATGTAATTACATTCTGTTCTTTGATagatggattgggtaaaaatGGTAGGGTGGATGATGCTTACCAATTGTTCGAAAGAATGTTGGATGCAGGTGAGGTCCCAAATGCTTTTGTTTACACATCTCTCATTAGAAACTTCTTCAAGTGTGGCAGGAAGGAAGATGGTCACAAGATCTACGGAGACATGGTCCATGGAGGCTATTCTCCCGATCTAACCCTTCTTAACACCTACCTGGATTGTGTTTTAAAGGCTGGTGAAATTAAAAAAGGGAGGGCCTTGTTTGAGGAAATTAGGGCCTGGGGTTTTGTTCCTGATGTATGGAGCTACTCAATTCTCATCCATGGCCTTGCGAATGCTGGCCATGCATCAAAGACCCATGAGTTGTTCTTTGCAATGAAGGAACAAGGTTGTGTTCTTGATGTTTGTGCTTACAATGCCATCATTTATGGATACTGTAAGTCAGGTAAGATGAATGAAGCCTACCAGCTGCTCAAGGAGATGAAGATGGAGGGTCATGCTCCCACCATTGTTACATATGGATCAGTGATTGATGGGCTTGCCAAGATTGATCGGCTGGACGATGCATACACGCTCTTTgaagaaacaaaatcaaatgGGATAAAATTTAACGTAGTTGTCTATGGCAGTCTTATAGATGGGTTTGGAAAGGCAGGTAGAATTGACAAAGCCTACAGGATCATGGAAGAATTGATTGATAAGGGTTTGACAGCTAATTTATCCATATGGAACTGCCTGCTTGATGCCTTAGTTAAGGTGGAGGAAATCAATGAAGCCCTTATTTGCTTCCAGTGGATGAAAGACGAGAAATACAGCCCTAACGCTATCACTTATAGTATTCTTATAAGAGCTCTCTGTCGCATTCGGAAGTTCAGAAAGGCCTTTACGTTATGGCAAGAGATGCGGAAACAAGGTTTAGACCCTGATACAATCACCTACAACACTATGATCTCTGGGCTTGCAAAGGCAGGTAACATAGCGGAGGCTAAacaattgtttgaaaagttgaagCTAGAAGGGAATGTGCCGGACTCTGCTGCTTGTAATGCTCTGGTACAAGGTCTTAGTAATGCTAATCGAGCACTTGACGCATACATGATATTTGAGGAAACCTTGTTGAAAGGTTACAACCTCTATGCCAAGACCTGCATTGTCCTTTTGAATGCATTGCAGAAAGCTGAGTGTCTTGAGCAAGCAGAAGTTGTTGGTGCTGTGTTGGAGGAAACAACAATCTCTCAACAAGCCTCAAGATCATTGTAA